A window of Streptomyces sp. Je 1-332 genomic DNA:
CCAGGCTCCGGGCCGTGTTGAGATCCGCCACCACCTGATGCAGCTGCCGCAGGGTCGCAAGACGGACGTACGGCTCCGACTCGGTCTCCATTGCTCGCTCTCCCCGAGACCTCGACAGCAACTCCAGGATTCGCAGCGCCCTTAGTGTTCTCGTCGTACCTGAGTTTTCCCCAGTGTCTGATTGCCACCGTCACTGAATCACAGCGAGCAGCTCACTCGGTACACAGGGTCAACAAAATATGGGTCCTGTGACTCAAGTCACAGATGGGAAGCCTTCGTTGGTCCAGTCCACTCCTGCGTCACACACCCTGCCAGGGCGCCGCGGGCATCGGCCATCGGTCCTAGGCCCGGCCTCGGCCCTGGGCCCGATGTGGCGGCGGGGGCGGCCCGGTTAGCGTCACTCTTGTGGTTCCCGTACTGAAGACATCTGCCGAGAGCGCTGCCGCGACTCCCCCTGCCCCGCCCTCCCCCCGTGCCCCGTCCCCCGACGGGCATCCTGTGGGGGTGAGCAACGAAGAGTTCCGCGCCGCCATGTCCCGGCTCGCCGCGGGGGTGGTCCTGGTGACCGCCCGCGAGCCGTCCCTCGACGCGGACGACCCGCGGGCACCGGTCGGGGAGGACGTCGGCATGACCGCGACGGCCTTCCTCTCCGTGTCCCTGGACCCGCCACTCGTGCTGGTCAGCCTGCGTGAGGGCTCCCGGATGGACGACCTGCTCGCCGAGCAGCCGCTGTGGGGCGTCTCGGTGCTCTCCGAGAGCCAGCGCCACATCGCGGGACGGTTCGCGATGAAGGGCAGGATCAGCGACCGGCTCCTCTTCGAGGACATTCCCTATGCCAGGGGCGAGACGTCGGGGGCGCCGTTGATCGGCGGCGCGCTCGCGACGCTGGAGTGCCGGACCGAGCAGACCGTGACAGCGGGTGACCACACTCTCGTCATCGGGCGCGTACTTTCGGCTGATCTGCCGAGCGCCGACGGTGGCCCATTGACGTACTTCAAGGGGAAGTACCGACAGCTGGGCTGATGGTTTTTGCTTCAACTGACTTTGCTGGCGCACCTTTGCGCTCAGGGGCGCCGACCGGGCCGGGGCGCCGAACGGGCCGGGGCTCAGCCCCAGCCCTCCCCCGAGCGGCCGCGCTTGGTCTGGCCGCGCTGCTTCTTCTCGCGCAGCCGCCGTTCGTTGATGCCCCGGGGGATCTTCGTGGCGCGACGGGGCCGCGGCGGCGGCGCGGTGGCCTCCGCGAGCAGCGAGGCGAGGCGGGTGGCCGCCATCTCGCGGTTGCGCCACTGGGAGCGGTGCTCGGAGGCCCGCACGCTGACGACGCCGCCGACGAGGCGGGCAGCCAGCCGCTCCAGGGCGCGTTCCTTCCACACCGGGGGCAGCGCTTGGGTGTTGGCCAGGTCGAACCTCAGCTCCACCTGCGAATCGCTGGTGTTGACGTGCTGACCGCCCGGCCCGGAGGACCTGGAGAAGCGCCACATGAGCTCGGCCTCGGGCAGGGAGACGGAGCCGCGAATGACATAGGGACCGGACATGGGTCCTATCGTCCCGCGTCTGTCCGGTCCACGTCACCCGCATTTACGGCGCGCCACGCTTGCGACGTAAGGGGCGCAAGAGACGAGTAAAGAAAGTAAAAGGACCTGGAACCTCTGGGACCCCGGTCGACGTTCATAGGGGTGACGGTAGCTTCGTCCCCAGTACGAAGCCCGTTCGTACGCAACGAGGGAAGGGACTCCCAACAATGGCAGTAAGCCTGTCCAAGGGTGGCAACGTCTCGCTCACCAAGGAGGCTCCGGGCCTGACCGCCGTCACCGTGGGCCTCGGCTGGGACGTCCGTACCACCACTGGCACCGACTTCGACCTGGATGCCTCGGCCATCGCGGTGAACCCGCAGGGCAAGGTCTTCTCGGACCAGCACTTCGTCTTCTTCAACAACAAGGTGACGCCGGACCAGACCATCGAGCACACCGGTGACAACGTCACGGGTGAGGGCGAGGGCGACGACGAGCAGATCAAGGTCAACCTGGCGGGCCTCCCGGCCGACATCGACAAGATCGTCTTCCCGGTCTCGATCTACGACGCCGAGAACCGCTCGCAGAACTTCGGCCAGGTGCGGAACGCCTTCATCCGCATCATCAACCAGGCCGGCGGCACGGAGATCGCCCGCTATGACCTGAGCGAGGACGCCGCCACCGAGACCGCCATGGTCTTCGGCGAGCTGTACCGCAGCGGCGCGGAGTGGAAGTTCCGCGCGGTCGGCCAGGGGTACGCCTCGGGCCTCGTCGGCATCGCGCAGGACTTCGGCGTCAACGTCTGAGGTTCATAGGCCAGTTCACGAGGGCCCCCGGCGGAATCTCCGCCGGGGGCCCTCGTCGTGGGGAGGGTGCCGGTGTCGTCGGCTGTGTCGCGAGGGAGCCGGTGGCCTCGGCGGGGTTACGCGGTCTTGGGACCGCAGCGCATACCGATGTAGACGCAGCCCGTGCCGTCCTCCAGCGTGGAGAAGATGACGGGCATGTAGTCCTCGCTGAACGCCGCGCCCACCCCCGTGCCGGCGAAGACCGTCTCGGTCACCGGCACCAGATCGATCTCCAAGGGCTCGGAGAAGTCCTTCATGCCGTCGACGAACTCGTACACCGCGTGGCCGGCGCCGTCTCGTTCCGTCACGGTGATGACCACGCCCTCGCGCCGGTACGTCCCGACGAGCGGCGCGAAGTCGACCACGGGCGGCTGGGCCGGCGGGCCGAAGGGCTCCGGCATCCTCACCTCGGCCAGATCGGCGAGGAGTTCGCGGTAGAGCGCCGCGTACAGTTCCCGCGCACCACCGCCGTTGGTGAGCAGTACGACCGCGACGCCTGCCGACGGCACGACGCGCAGGTAGCCGTACTGCCCGATGGAGGCGCCGTCGTGGCCATACCCCTGGACGCCGTCCCAGTCGTACAGGGTCCAGCCGAGTCCCCAGCCGTCCGCGCTGACCGTCCACTTGTCGGGGGAGCCGACGACGCGTCGCTGCATGAGCGCGACGGTCTCCTCGGACAGTACGCGCGTGCCGTCCTGCGCCACGCCGCCGTCGAGGTGCATCCCCGCGAGCCGCGCGACGTCTCCGGCCGTGGCGAGGACCCTGCCGTACGGGCCCGCCGAGCGCGGCATCAGGTCCCAGGACGGCGCCGGGTCCGGGTCCTGGCCCGCCTCGCCCAGGTGTCCCATCGCCGCGCGGAAGCGCAGCGCCTCCTCGGGCAGCGTCATGGTGTGCGAGAGGCCGAGCGGCGTGAGGAGCAGGTCCTTCAGGGCCTCGTCCCAGACCTTGCCGGTCACCACCTCGATGATCCGGCCGAGGACGTTGTACCCGACGCTGCTGTAGGAGAGCGCGGCGCCGGGCGGGCAGTCGAGCGCCACGTCCCGCGCGGCCTCGACGTACTTGGCCAGGCAGTCGTCGCCCCGCCCGCTGTCGTAGGTGAAGTCGCAGGTGAGACCGCTGGTGTGGCTGAGCAGCCGACGCGTGGTGATCGCCTTGGTCGCGTCGGGATCGGCGACGGAGAACTCCGGCAGCACGTCGGTCACCGGTGCGTCCAGGTCCAGTTCACCTGATTCGGCGAGCCGCATGATCAGGCTGGCCGTGTAGACCTTGGCGATCGAGCCCAACTGGAAGACCGAGTCGGTCGTCGCCTCCACGCCCGTGCCCCGGTGCAGCACACCACTGGCGAGCTCGTGGACGGTCCCGTCGACGAGCAGCGCCAGCGAGGCGGCCGGGACATGGTGCTCGGCGCGCAACGTGTCGAGGCGGGCCTGCCAGTGGGCGAGGTCCAGCTTCCGGCCCGCCGAACTCCGGCTCCCCCACTCGCCGTTGACGTCCCAGCTGCCCTGCTCGTCCCAGTTCACGGCGTTCTTCGACATGTCGTCCCCCACTCGTTGCGTACGGCGTTCTTCGTTGCGAACACTGTACGCATGATGGAACGCCGTACGCAAGAGGCGTACAGCGTGCGCTAGAGTCCGGGGCGAAGGATGACCACGCAGAGACGAGGGCGTATGCCAGCCGACAGGAAGCCGAAGCCGCGCACATCGGTGTGGAGCCGTCCGCACCCACGGCAGCGGGAGCACCTGAGTCGCGAGCAGATCGTGGCCGCGGCCATCGAACTGCTGGACGCGGAGGGCATCGAGGCGCTCACCATGCGCAAGCTCGGAACCCGCCTGGACACCGCGGCCACCTCCCTCTACCGGCATGTGGCCAACAAGGACGAGCTGATCGAGCTGGTCGTCGACCACGTCTACGGAGAGCTTCAGATGCCGGCCGCCGCCGACCGTCCCCAGTGGCGCGCGGCGGTCACCCGCATCGCGACCGACCTGCGGGCGATGGCGCTGCGACACCCCTGGATCGCCCCCGAACTGGGCCAGGTCGGTCTCGTCCACATCGGTCCGAACGCCATGCGGATGGCGGCGGGGCTGCTGGCACAGTTCGAGTCGGCGGGCTTCCCCTCGGACGAGAAGGACCGGGCCGTGGGGACACTCACCGCGTACGTCGTCGGTATCGCGACCTCCGAGGCCGCCTACCTCTCACTGATCGCTCGCAGCGGCAGGACCGAGCAGGAGTGGGTGGCGGGCCTTCGCCCGGCCTTCGACGAAGCCTCTCAGCAACACCCGGCACTGCGGGAGGGCAGCTCCGCCCGGCAGGACGTGCACCCCCAGCAGATCCGCGACGGCGATTTCGCGTACGGGCTGGACCGGGTCCTCGACGGCCTGACGGCCCGGCTCGACGGCTGAGCGACGTCCATCTCACCGACCTTCACCAGCCGTTGCCCCCTGACGCCCCTTGGAGCGCTAGGGACGCGCCGGCTTCCCCTCCCCGTACAGCCACGGGCCCCAGATGGCGCGCACCTTCTTGCGCGCCGTCTCGCTGCCCGCGTGCTTCTCCACGTAGCGGGTGAAGTCACCGGTGTCCGCGTTGCCGTGGCGGTGGGTCCTCGTCCAGCCCTGCACGATGTCGTAGAAGGTGTCGTCGCCCACCGCCCGGCGGATCTTGTGGATGACCATGGCGCCCCGCTCGTACACCGGGCTGTCCGAGATGTCCGCGGCGGACGGCGGCCTCGCGGGCGGGAAAGCCCAGATGGCGTCGTTGTCCTCCTGGTCCTCGTAGTAGTCGCCCGCGTAGATCTGGTCGAAGATCTCCTGCGCGCTGTCGCCGTCGTTGTCCTCCTGCCAGAGCCACTCGGCGTACGTCGCGAAGCCCTCGTTCAGCCACATGTCCCGCCAGGACTTGGGCGTCACGGAGTTCCCGAACCACTGGTGCGCCAGCTCGTGCACGATGAGCTGGGGTTCGGGGGCGCCGGGGTAGGTGGGCCGGGTCTGGGTCTCCAGGGCGTAGCCCGCGTCCCCCTCCCCGGCGACGATCGCGCCGGTCGACGAGAAGGGGTAGGGGCCGAAGTTCAGCTCCTGCCACTCCATGATCTCGGGGATGCGGGCGAGCGCCTTCGCACTGGCCTTGGCCTCGGAGGGCAGCACCGCGGTGAGCACCGGGATGCCGGACTTCGTCGTCGACTTCTTCACCTCGTACGGCCCGATCGCCACCGTCGCGAGATAGCTGGCCATCGGCTCCGCGCCGTGCCAGGCGAAGGTGGTGCGGCCGTTCTTGGTCGACTCGCGGGTCAACTCGCCGTTGGAGATGGCCTTCAGGCCCTGGGGGACGGTGACGCGTATGTCGTACGACGCCTTGTCCGAGGGATGGTTGTCGGCGGGGAACCACGCCATCGAGCCGGACGGCTCGCCCAGCGCGATGGCACCTTCCTCTGTCCGCAGCCAGCCCTCCTCGGAGTCGTCCGGGTCGGTGATGGTCTCCGGGCTGCCGGAGTAGCGGACGACCGTGCGGAACGTCTCGCCCTCGTCGAGGTCGTCCGCGGGCCGGATCGTCAGCTCCTGCCCGTCGCGGTGGAAGGAGGCGCCCTTGCCCTCGACGCTCACGCCCTTCACCTCGAGCCCCTTGAGGTCGAGGTTGAAGGCACTGAGGTCCTGTGTCGCGCGCGCCGTGATCTCGGCCGTACCGGTGAGGTGACGCGCGTCGGGGTCGTACCCGATGGCCAGGTCGTAGTGCGCGACGTCGTAACCGCCGTTGCCCAGCTTGGGGAAGTACGGATCACGCACGCCGTCGGCCCCGGGCGTGCCGCGCACTCCGGAGCCGCTGCACGCGGTGAGGACGAGGGCGGTGAGGGCGGCGGCGGATGTCCCGCGCAGCGCCGTGGATCGTAGGTGCACGGATGCGATCTTATGCGGCATATGTTCGTCCGGCTGCCCCGCCCGCACACGGCGGCGCCGCCCTAGAGAACCGCGACGCCCAACGGGCGCGCCCCCGCCGGGAGTCGGTGCGTGTCGCCGCTCTTCAGGTCGATGACGGTGATCCCGTTCCAGAAGCCGTCGCGGGTGAAGCCGCCGGTGACGTAGGCGGTGCCGCCGTCCTCGGAGACGGCGATGTCCTCGTGCGGGCCTTCGAGCGGGAAGACCTTCTCCTTGCCGTCCTTCGTACGCATGGTCAGCGAGGGCCCCTCGTCCGACGAGGGGTCGATAGGTCCCGTGCCGACCGCGAACAGCGTGCCGTCCTGCGTGATCCGCGCGCCGTGCTGGTGGGTGTTGGCCGTCATCTTCTCGATGGCGGACTCCCCCGTGCGCGGATCGAGCACGACGAGCTTCTCGCCCTCGAAGGGCAGCAGGAGCTTGCCGTCCGAGGGGCGCACGGCGGCGTAGTGCGGCTTCAGCCAGGAGCCGAGGCCGCCTTCCGTGCCGTAGGGGGCGACTTCGATGCGGCGGGGTTCGAGGGAGTCGGCGCGGACCACCGTCACGTCGAAGGAGTCGTGGTTGGTCGCGTAGACCTCGCGGCCGTCCTTCGACACGTCCACGTCGAAGGGGCGCCGGCCCACCGGAACGGTGTCCGTGGCCTCGCGCTTCCCGGTGTCGATGACCTCCAACGTGCCCTTCCCGTCCGGCACGTTGACGCCCACGTAGGCGTGCTCGCCGTCCGGGGAGAGGGCGATGCCCATGCCGCCGCCTCGGTACTCGCCGGTCGTCACGGGGCCGGTGTCGGTCTCGTAGGGGATGCGGTCGACGCGTTCACGGGTGTGGGTGTCGACGACGGCGACGGCGTCCGCGGTGGCGATCCAGGCACGGCCGTCATCACCGACGGTCAGGCCGTACGGGGCCGTGCCGACCCGCACGGATTCGATGGGGCCGCGCTCGGGGTCGACGAACGTGACGGTGTCCGCGCCGAAGTCGGCCACCAGGAGGGTGCCGTCGGGGGTGCGCTGTTCCGCCGGCAGGGTGGCCGTGGCCTTCGCGCGCGTGGGCTCGGCAGCACGCTCGGTGCCGGAGGCCGCCCGGCTGTCCGCGGCGGCGCCGCAGCCCGCGAGTACCGCGGCCGCGAGGACGGCCGACGCACCCGTGGCGAAGACCCGCGCCTTCACGCGGCGTCCCTCAACAGCGCGGCGATCTCGGCGAAACCGCGGCGCTCGGCGTGCGCGAGTGGCGGCACGCCGTCCCGGTCGGCGAGGCCGGGCGTGGCGCCCGCGGCGAGCAGCAGTTCCACGATCTCCTGGTGTGCGCGCCCGCCGTCGCCGAGGATCACGGCCTCCAACAGGGCGGTCCAGCCGAGGTCGTTGACGTGGTCGACGTCGATGCCGGTGACGCGCAGGACTTCCCGTACGTACGCGACGTGGCCCCGCTCGGCCGCGGGGATCACGGAGATCCCGCCGAAGCGGTTACGGAGCTTCAGGTCGGGCCCCGCGGGCAGCAGGACGTGCAGCATGGCGACGCTGCCGGTCACGCCGGTGGCAAGCCAGGGGCTTTCGGCGCGGTGGTCCTGGGCGTCGACGTCGGCGCCCGCGGCCACCAGGGCCCGTGCGGCCTCGACGTGATCACCGGTGACGGCGAGCAGCAGCGGGGTGCGCAGCTCGGTGTCGCGGGCCTCGACGCGGGCACCCGCGTCGAGAGCGGCTCTCACCTCGTCGGCGTTCCCGGCCCGTGCGGCGTCGAGCAGCCGCTGGTCCTCGGCGGTCCTCGCCATGGTCGTCCTCCTCGTCGTCGTACGGACCGGAAACAGCCTCGGTGTCATGAGATCCGCTGGCTTCAGCGGCCGAGCGCCGCGACGCCCGCCTTGGCGAACTTCTCGTCCAGGTCGCCGCTCGGGGCGCCCGCGACACCGATGCCCGCGATGGGCGCGCCCTTGGCGGTCACCGGCGCGCCACCCGCGAGGAACAGCGTGCCGGGGATGTCCTTCAGGTTCGGGGCCTGCTCCAGGCGCTTGACCAGCTCGGAGGTGGGCGCGTTCCAGGAGACGGCGGTGTAGGCCTTCTTCACGGCGGACTCGGGGGACTGCGGTCCCGCGCCGTCGCCGCGCAGCTCGACGATGGTGTTGCCGTTGCGGTCGACGACGGCGACGGAGACGCGCTGGTTCTCCTTCTCGGCGGCGTCGAGGGTTGCCTGGGCGGCCTTGGTCGCGGCGTCGATGTTCAGGTGCGTCGACTGCGTGAGGTTCTTGTTGCCCGCGTCGGCGGCGACGGCGGCCTTGGGAGCGGCGGCCGGGGCCTCGGCGCTGGCGGAGACGGCGCCGAAGGTTCCGGCGCCGAGGACGGCGGCGGTGGCGGCGATGGTCAGGACACGGGTGCGGCGGGAGAGCTTCTGCATCGGGGGCTCCTCGGGGTGAAGGCGTGAAGGCGGCGGGTTTCGGGGGAGGTCGTTTCCCCTGGTTCGGGGGAGGTCGTTTCCTCTGGTTCGGGGGAGGTCGTTTCCTCTGGTTCGGGGGAGGTCGTTTCCTCTGCGATCAATCCTCCGGCCGCATCCGGGGCCGACCCCTCGACGTACCGGCTGCCACCTGCGCGCGGCTCGGACGACACGAGGGTCAGCCGATCGGTTGACCCCACGGTGGCCCCACCGGGTCACAATGAGGTTGTTTGCGCAGTTGGTTGTTTGCGCAGTTCAGGAGCTAGTCGGAAGGAGCGAAGCCGTGGAGCAGGCCGCAGGCGCCCCCGAAGAGCCCGCCACCCCACGGGGCGACTCCTCCGGCCGACCACGCGTCACCCCGCAGGCACCCGGCCACGCGGGCAGGGGGCCCGAGGACCCCGACTCACGCTGGCTCGCAGCCGTCATGCACACGGCGTTCTTCCTGCTCCTGGGCTCTTCGCTGACCCGCTTCCTGATGCGGCACCCCGGCGAACCGCGCACCCCGTGGATCATCGCGCTCTCGGTCTCCCTCGCACTTCTCTACGTGCTCGGCCCCGCCATCGGCGCCCGCCCCACCGCACCCCGCCGCCTCACCTGGCTGATCCTCGTCGTGACCGTCTGGGTCGTGCTGGTCATACTCGCGCCGAGCTTCGCGTGGTGCGCGGTGCCGCTCTTCTACACCGGCCTGCGTACGCTGCCGCCGCGCGCCGCCCTGTTCCTGGTGGCCGTCCTCACCGCCTTCGTGGTCGTCGCGCAGCTGCGGCTCGCGGGCGGCTTCGACCCGAACCTGCTGCTCGCGCCGCCCGCCTGGGCCGCGGTGGCGACCGCCGTCTTCCTGTACATGCAGCGCCAGGCGGCCCGTCAGCGCACGCTCATCGACGACCTCATCCGCACCCGCCGCGAACTGGCCGCCACCGAGCGGCGCGAGGGCACGCTCGCCGAGCGCCAGCGCATCTCCATGGAGATCCACGACACCCTCGCCCAGGGCCTGTCCAGCCAGCAGATGCTGCTCCAGGCCGCGGACCGCGTCTGGGACACGGACCCGGCCAAGGCCCGCACCCATGTCCGTACCGCCGAGTCGATCACCGAACGCGGCCTCGCAGAGGCCCGCCGCTTCGTGCACGACCTCGCGCCCGCCGACCTCGCCGACGGCGGCGGCCTCGACGAGGCCCTGCGGACGCTGGCCGCGCGCACCGCGCTCGACGCGGGCCTCACGGTCCGCTTCCACTCCGAGGGTGCCCCCGCCCCGCTCCCGGACCGGACACAGTCCGCGCTGCTTCGCATCGCGCAGGGCGCCCTGGCCAACGTGACGGAGCACGCGGGCGCGGCGACGGCGGCGCTGACGCTCACGCACCTGGACGACCAGGTGGTACTCGACATCGCGGACGACGGCTGCGGCTTCACTCCCACCGAATCGCCTTCCGCCCCCGACCGGCGGGGCCACGGGTTGCCCGCGATCCGGGCCCGAGCACGGCAGCTCGGCGGCACACTGACGATCGAGTCGGCGCCGGGCGAGGGCACGGTGCTCTCGGTGGCGATCCCACTGACCCCCCAGGAGCCCTCATGACGCCCCACGGCGCGCCCCCGGTCCCCCCGGTCCGCCTCCTGGTCTGCGACGACCACATCGTCGTACGGGCCGGACTGCTCGCCCTGCTGGGCAGCGCGCCGGACATCGAGGTGGTCGGCGAGGCGGGCACCGGCGAGGAGGCGATCGCGCTCGCCGCGAAGCTGGCCCCGGACGTGGTCCTGATGGACCTGCAGCTGGGCGAGGGGATGGACGGTGTGGAGGCGACACGCCGCATCACGTCCGTCGCCGCCCCCGCGCCCCACGTCCTGGTCCTGACGACGTACGACACGGACGCGGACATCACCCGCGCCATCGAGGCGGGCGCGACCGGCTATCTCCTGAAGGCGGAACGCCCCGAGGAGCTCTTCGCCGCGATCCATGCCGCCGCGCAGGGCCGCACCACGCTCTCCCCGCCGGTCGCCTCCCGCGTGATGGCTCGCATGCGCAAGCCGCTGCCGACCCTCACCGACCGCGAGCTCGACATCCTCGGCCAGCTCTCCCAGGGCCTCGGCAACCGGGAGATCGCGCGGGCGCTGTTCATCAGCGAGGCCACGGTGAAGACACACCTGGGCCGGATCTACGACAAGCTCGGGGTGGACACGAGGGCGGGCGCGGTGGCGGTGGCCAAGGAGCAGCGGCTACTGCCCTGAGCTGCGCCGTCCCGCCGCTGCGGGCCATGACACCATCGACCACGTGCTCGACATCGGCTACGCCCTCTCCCACCGCTTTCCCGACCCCCCTCAGTTCGACTACCGCCGCGCGGATGTGCATGCGCTGCGGCACGACCTGTTCTGCGGGGACGTGTATCTCGCGGACACGAAGGCGGACCGGGAACTGTCCACAGCCTGGGGATGGGTGCCCGTCCTGGACTTCGCGTGGGCGCTGTGCGACATCGTCGAGCGGGTGGACCAGGACCCGCGGGGCAGCCGCGCTTCCCGCCCCCAGTACGCGGAGCTGGACTTCACGGAGTCGAGCGACCGCATGCTGTTCACGCGGCGCTTCGGGTGGGTGGACATCGAGGCGGACTGGATGCGGGCGGAGGAACCACCCCTGACGTTCTCCCACTCCGAACTGCGCCGCGAGGCCCGTGACTTCCTCCAGGACCTCCTGGCGGATCTCATCGACCTCCACGAGCCGCTGGGGGACAACCCGGCGATCTGGACGCTCCAGTCCCGCTTTCCCCGGGCGTAGGCGCCCACCGGGACCCCCCGCATCCGCCCGCCGCCGAACAAGCCTCTGCCGCCCACCCGCCCGATTGCCCCGCGGTGACGGGGGGGACAGGCAGGTGGGCGGGTTGGGGGCAGCCCGACAGGGCGGGGCGGGGCGGGTAGGCGGGTTAGGAGGCAGCCCGACAGGGAGGGCAGGGCGGGCAAGTGCCACGCGCCCGCAGTCGGCGACGCTCGGGAGGGGACGTGCCGGTATGTCTGCCCGGAGCACGGTTCGCGGCGCTCCGGAGCCGAAGTAGCAAGTCGCCCACCGGACGATAGCGAGGACGGACATACCGGCGCGGCCCCGCACCCACAGACGAACCAGCGCCGCAGCGACACGCGCCCGCAGACGGCAGCGCACGCGAGGGGACGTGCCGGTATGTCTGCCCGGAGCACGGTTCGCGGCGCTCCGGAGCCGAAGTAGCAAGTCGCCCACCGGACGATAGCGAGGACGGACATACCGGCGCGGCCCCGCACCCACCCACGCACCGGAACCGCAGCA
This region includes:
- a CDS encoding response regulator transcription factor; this translates as MTPHGAPPVPPVRLLVCDDHIVVRAGLLALLGSAPDIEVVGEAGTGEEAIALAAKLAPDVVLMDLQLGEGMDGVEATRRITSVAAPAPHVLVLTTYDTDADITRAIEAGATGYLLKAERPEELFAAIHAAAQGRTTLSPPVASRVMARMRKPLPTLTDRELDILGQLSQGLGNREIARALFISEATVKTHLGRIYDKLGVDTRAGAVAVAKEQRLLP
- a CDS encoding TetR/AcrR family transcriptional regulator; its protein translation is MPADRKPKPRTSVWSRPHPRQREHLSREQIVAAAIELLDAEGIEALTMRKLGTRLDTAATSLYRHVANKDELIELVVDHVYGELQMPAAADRPQWRAAVTRIATDLRAMALRHPWIAPELGQVGLVHIGPNAMRMAAGLLAQFESAGFPSDEKDRAVGTLTAYVVGIATSEAAYLSLIARSGRTEQEWVAGLRPAFDEASQQHPALREGSSARQDVHPQQIRDGDFAYGLDRVLDGLTARLDG
- a CDS encoding flavin reductase family protein; translation: MGVSNEEFRAAMSRLAAGVVLVTAREPSLDADDPRAPVGEDVGMTATAFLSVSLDPPLVLVSLREGSRMDDLLAEQPLWGVSVLSESQRHIAGRFAMKGRISDRLLFEDIPYARGETSGAPLIGGALATLECRTEQTVTAGDHTLVIGRVLSADLPSADGGPLTYFKGKYRQLG
- a CDS encoding TerD family protein, with the translated sequence MAVSLSKGGNVSLTKEAPGLTAVTVGLGWDVRTTTGTDFDLDASAIAVNPQGKVFSDQHFVFFNNKVTPDQTIEHTGDNVTGEGEGDDEQIKVNLAGLPADIDKIVFPVSIYDAENRSQNFGQVRNAFIRIINQAGGTEIARYDLSEDAATETAMVFGELYRSGAEWKFRAVGQGYASGLVGIAQDFGVNV
- a CDS encoding ankyrin repeat domain-containing protein, whose amino-acid sequence is MARTAEDQRLLDAARAGNADEVRAALDAGARVEARDTELRTPLLLAVTGDHVEAARALVAAGADVDAQDHRAESPWLATGVTGSVAMLHVLLPAGPDLKLRNRFGGISVIPAAERGHVAYVREVLRVTGIDVDHVNDLGWTALLEAVILGDGGRAHQEIVELLLAAGATPGLADRDGVPPLAHAERRGFAEIAALLRDAA
- a CDS encoding serine hydrolase domain-containing protein — protein: MSKNAVNWDEQGSWDVNGEWGSRSSAGRKLDLAHWQARLDTLRAEHHVPAASLALLVDGTVHELASGVLHRGTGVEATTDSVFQLGSIAKVYTASLIMRLAESGELDLDAPVTDVLPEFSVADPDATKAITTRRLLSHTSGLTCDFTYDSGRGDDCLAKYVEAARDVALDCPPGAALSYSSVGYNVLGRIIEVVTGKVWDEALKDLLLTPLGLSHTMTLPEEALRFRAAMGHLGEAGQDPDPAPSWDLMPRSAGPYGRVLATAGDVARLAGMHLDGGVAQDGTRVLSEETVALMQRRVVGSPDKWTVSADGWGLGWTLYDWDGVQGYGHDGASIGQYGYLRVVPSAGVAVVLLTNGGGARELYAALYRELLADLAEVRMPEPFGPPAQPPVVDFAPLVGTYRREGVVITVTERDGAGHAVYEFVDGMKDFSEPLEIDLVPVTETVFAGTGVGAAFSEDYMPVIFSTLEDGTGCVYIGMRCGPKTA
- a CDS encoding M1 family metallopeptidase, producing the protein MHLRSTALRGTSAAALTALVLTACSGSGVRGTPGADGVRDPYFPKLGNGGYDVAHYDLAIGYDPDARHLTGTAEITARATQDLSAFNLDLKGLEVKGVSVEGKGASFHRDGQELTIRPADDLDEGETFRTVVRYSGSPETITDPDDSEEGWLRTEEGAIALGEPSGSMAWFPADNHPSDKASYDIRVTVPQGLKAISNGELTRESTKNGRTTFAWHGAEPMASYLATVAIGPYEVKKSTTKSGIPVLTAVLPSEAKASAKALARIPEIMEWQELNFGPYPFSSTGAIVAGEGDAGYALETQTRPTYPGAPEPQLIVHELAHQWFGNSVTPKSWRDMWLNEGFATYAEWLWQEDNDGDSAQEIFDQIYAGDYYEDQEDNDAIWAFPPARPPSAADISDSPVYERGAMVIHKIRRAVGDDTFYDIVQGWTRTHRHGNADTGDFTRYVEKHAGSETARKKVRAIWGPWLYGEGKPARP
- the arfB gene encoding alternative ribosome rescue aminoacyl-tRNA hydrolase ArfB is translated as MSGPYVIRGSVSLPEAELMWRFSRSSGPGGQHVNTSDSQVELRFDLANTQALPPVWKERALERLAARLVGGVVSVRASEHRSQWRNREMAATRLASLLAEATAPPPRPRRATKIPRGINERRLREKKQRGQTKRGRSGEGWG
- a CDS encoding YncE family protein — translated: MKARVFATGASAVLAAAVLAGCGAAADSRAASGTERAAEPTRAKATATLPAEQRTPDGTLLVADFGADTVTFVDPERGPIESVRVGTAPYGLTVGDDGRAWIATADAVAVVDTHTRERVDRIPYETDTGPVTTGEYRGGGMGIALSPDGEHAYVGVNVPDGKGTLEVIDTGKREATDTVPVGRRPFDVDVSKDGREVYATNHDSFDVTVVRADSLEPRRIEVAPYGTEGGLGSWLKPHYAAVRPSDGKLLLPFEGEKLVVLDPRTGESAIEKMTANTHQHGARITQDGTLFAVGTGPIDPSSDEGPSLTMRTKDGKEKVFPLEGPHEDIAVSEDGGTAYVTGGFTRDGFWNGITVIDLKSGDTHRLPAGARPLGVAVL
- a CDS encoding sensor histidine kinase, whose protein sequence is MEQAAGAPEEPATPRGDSSGRPRVTPQAPGHAGRGPEDPDSRWLAAVMHTAFFLLLGSSLTRFLMRHPGEPRTPWIIALSVSLALLYVLGPAIGARPTAPRRLTWLILVVTVWVVLVILAPSFAWCAVPLFYTGLRTLPPRAALFLVAVLTAFVVVAQLRLAGGFDPNLLLAPPAWAAVATAVFLYMQRQAARQRTLIDDLIRTRRELAATERREGTLAERQRISMEIHDTLAQGLSSQQMLLQAADRVWDTDPAKARTHVRTAESITERGLAEARRFVHDLAPADLADGGGLDEALRTLAARTALDAGLTVRFHSEGAPAPLPDRTQSALLRIAQGALANVTEHAGAATAALTLTHLDDQVVLDIADDGCGFTPTESPSAPDRRGHGLPAIRARARQLGGTLTIESAPGEGTVLSVAIPLTPQEPS
- a CDS encoding heme-binding protein, which produces MQKLSRRTRVLTIAATAAVLGAGTFGAVSASAEAPAAAPKAAVAADAGNKNLTQSTHLNIDAATKAAQATLDAAEKENQRVSVAVVDRNGNTIVELRGDGAGPQSPESAVKKAYTAVSWNAPTSELVKRLEQAPNLKDIPGTLFLAGGAPVTAKGAPIAGIGVAGAPSGDLDEKFAKAGVAALGR